From a single Cytophagales bacterium WSM2-2 genomic region:
- the fjo30 gene encoding FAD-dependent oxidoreductase, translated as MPIEKSVDHIVVGQGLAGSCLALQLIKRKKKIIVFDIPENNKASAVAAGLFNPITGKRLTRSWKADILFRYLFEFYKEAEVLLRSNFFHPMPIYRPFISVEEQNEWMSLSATDGIKEFIEKVFTQSHFNKVHDPHGGIMTTQSGFLNVNSFMAAVHAFLENTDSISTKVFDLARLNFSDEMVGYENIRASSIIFCEGLGVSKNPFFSWLPIRALKGETLTISLEEKPEVIFNRGVYLVPTQSDNLYTVGATYQPNDLKEDVSGGAKTELEEKLKALVKSSYKIHHQNWGMRPTTPDRRPVLGSHPIHKNILIFNGLGTKGVSLAPYFSQGLCEWIEHKSEIQSEVNIQRFKALYSNLSQ; from the coding sequence TTGCCTATCGAAAAGAGTGTCGACCATATTGTCGTAGGCCAGGGACTGGCCGGATCATGCCTGGCCTTGCAGTTGATAAAACGCAAAAAGAAAATTATAGTCTTTGATATTCCAGAGAATAACAAAGCCTCAGCAGTTGCTGCCGGACTTTTTAACCCAATCACTGGTAAACGCTTGACCCGTTCATGGAAAGCAGACATCCTTTTTCGATACCTGTTTGAATTTTATAAAGAAGCAGAAGTTCTGCTGAGAAGTAATTTTTTTCACCCTATGCCCATTTACAGACCATTCATTTCTGTAGAGGAGCAAAACGAATGGATGTCTCTTAGTGCAACCGATGGGATCAAAGAGTTTATAGAAAAAGTATTCACACAAAGTCACTTTAATAAGGTGCATGATCCGCATGGCGGGATAATGACAACGCAATCGGGTTTTCTGAACGTTAATTCCTTTATGGCCGCTGTGCATGCATTTCTCGAAAACACAGATTCCATTAGTACGAAGGTCTTCGATTTGGCTCGATTAAATTTTTCAGACGAAATGGTTGGATATGAAAATATCCGAGCCTCAAGTATCATCTTTTGTGAAGGCCTTGGTGTGTCAAAAAATCCCTTTTTCAGTTGGCTTCCCATCCGTGCGCTGAAGGGCGAAACCCTGACCATCTCTTTGGAAGAAAAGCCGGAGGTGATTTTTAACCGGGGTGTTTACCTTGTACCCACTCAATCGGATAACTTGTATACCGTTGGAGCTACCTATCAACCCAATGACCTCAAGGAGGATGTTAGCGGAGGGGCTAAAACAGAACTGGAAGAAAAATTGAAAGCCTTGGTGAAATCATCATATAAAATCCATCACCAAAATTGGGGCATGCGCCCTACCACTCCCGACAGGCGGCCAGTGTTGGGGAGCCATCCCATTCATAAAAACATACTTATTTTCAATGGCTTAGGGACAAAAGGAGTAAGTTTAGCCCCGTATTTTTCGCAGGGTTTGTGTGAATGGATCGAGCATAAATCAGAAATACAAAGCGAGGTAAATATTCAGCGTTTTAAAGCGTTATATTCGAATCTTAGTCAATGA